One genomic segment of Clavelina lepadiformis chromosome 3, kaClaLepa1.1, whole genome shotgun sequence includes these proteins:
- the LOC143449090 gene encoding laminin subunit alpha-2-like isoform X7 yields MILHIITTSDFIPLSWNTLGDLDMWIFQASVMILIAFLSLNMIYAENTATALTSSAGKLDLENPYDLTSSDLHALLAQRSDALHLRQYVRRSVVRSHFLPRRRRHRVRFLSPTGYQEGKSSRKIGRRRNGLTLGEMHRIASDTCSCGAQPLINVVRHALKQYYYSIKDISIGGMCICYGHASTCPADVRSGLFRCECEHDTGGSNCEICKPGYNQYAWRPGNFGFECQACNCHGHSKECYYDPGVEERGESLDISGDYRGGGVCVGCRDRTQGINCETCIDGYYRPIDVEPDARDPCLSCNCNPYGGARADGETGPLACVKDITFVNVDRNLFPGSCYCKEGYAGQRCDECAFGYRHFPLCEPCPCNVAGSQNVDPCEGDCECKENVEGATCSQCKKGYYNLQQRNSQGCEECFCFGATDNCQPSNLTWSSIQTNRGWEVRDRFGRRKSNAQLDAGLGEPYVDHAQTAHKLATTMYFWSAPADYLGDRLTSYGGNLRYVVSYDLLQGAQVYPMQDTDVILEGNGKTLLYKPRGMLLEPQVELEVSVKLESNHDHADDGWVDSTTRQPINKGDLMTVLRDVKRLMIRAVYSRNNEAIYRIRDVYLDTAGTSGDGLSAESVELCKCPPGYFGYSCESCAEGYWRNGKYCVPCNCNGHSDICNLLNGACQNCQHNTMGMHCERCKPSYYGDATLATPDDCQRCACPLTVSGNNFSPSCQLERPSGDLVCLECPVGFAGKRCEICADGYYGNPAIPGGTCTRCQCNGNAISCDRVTGKCISCRSYTAGDHCERCQAAYYGDPIVRKNCSPCDCNPAGSLSRQCDAETGQCPCGPNVYGKTCDACASNYFFSDETRSCISCNCDSVGSVTQQCRSDGSCTCRQGVTGHLCDSCDSGYFGFSLTGCRECDCPRTNGNCDRVSGQCICPPNTEGPYCERCVDGSYQWHPHDGCKMCECDSLGSTTPSVCHSGTGQCLCKSQFGGRQCNQCKEGHYGFPACQLCNCDPEGTIHSTCSSSFSCNCSNDGQCLCKANVVGRRCDQCVEGSFGLSREQDGCTECYCSGVTDQCTQAAYVWGPPIELADPFEIVVSLNVAPVEVTHEINKRSIAEEVVFTQGMVSADPGLLTPSFRSQPYFWRLPSHFNGDKRLSYGGKLRYTIRYVAGVSSGPGIPSGPNVVIRGGIGDPLTIQYKNDDPVTSQSKPYVVLMKELGWTHSDTHRNVTRKEFTKVLEDIQFFLIKASYGYLMDQSRLSDVLLDVSQPGIHGRGDAGSIYPLARGLEQCFCPPGYLGLSCQDCAEGYMRVQQGVNIGKCEPCNCFNRSDTCDEQSGRCLNCADKFTGYHCEKCIAGYYLSGKTCKKCACPGTEPVNNFSPTCQPDGADGVGDYTCDACRPGYVGNHCEQCADGYYGDPSALGGHCAKCGCNVAGSVDGVCDKSTGQCHCDVGIRGRVCDQCQPRHVITPHGCIECDDGCSGELLHEVEILANRTRRVDLRNMFPPPWNQLITSRVLSKRINLYIQLLLHRKLNHFVVRRLVAKESLVRSSRKIMDAMIALMDAPMQISEVTDRMTPILSAGDACLDRMSKLSSTPTANNLVGRKIQDFRDLLNQVEGMSRGAKRLLSHLSDGKVADEERMHYEALQWIADIRRRTLGSPLLKAQKELDSTEALLQRLTSNFTAHTNRSQKDLIAHQNMLFNQYNTVMNKFDDISYLVGNSTQKVGAANAMNTLNRQLLRQTTSNIDRLNNEAISTRMMLKEARRILSGTRKSFKTGRRQVNNLSGRESLKTKLINLTAELKKKFESTHLNLEPLMNYVKKNVEYHVRNNLEGPADYMNRVFQNISAMSFNQTEAASRWTTIAGAFSKANKNAEKAFDRAVDAVEAATTDLRKKVNKSFRTSEDVQDSLYDMPLTINAQRDLLKNLNNEMRTVNQSTRSLTAQHEGLFADLKNIKRSQQVKPSQVSMATEKSLRLVNVAEDNFDSVSSTFRQLEKTEQDVSRYQFMKKEIRDNLAAIPKAMRDINAASDRASRSLNRIKLLSDSMRDNISNIRHLIADARRKVASIRGVSVKSTGRCAMRYKPVITPGTTTEIVLNVQTTKPNNMLFYLAREKQDYIAVELRNHRVVVTWDLGGGTSFLENPVQVISNQSNNDWFRIEISREKRNMNVTVYRATETSESAMSTVGTSRGLFSSLDISSDDKLFVGGIVNTTDVHESIMHRTFDGCMGEAFLQGKSIGLWHFKEINNAEDCQGCTESLRTEKEIGASNLYSYSGHSYSVLRLPSTYRARNLRIGVNFQTFSSEGLIYYLGAADRNDFVSLELHDGRLVLKLDMGDGVHSVRTAHRYNVGKFMSVTLKRHLRNALLTVKDTEKLSEKLWLNVTGATDQKIDLEPNDVICVGGFPTERVIKDHFGFTKRANVTKVPFNGCVREFTFGNAELALKGMGVVREVGVSSSCPSQVYRDIGIAEGGHVELHPVNLSTSGSVSMTFNTLQSDALLLLATSNDGEAKTRKQRDAETFYSIYLDGGRMYASVCLSPERMVNLSSRYSNYDNGGAHVVTLKRDGQNVTLQINEDTDVVSAILSSSAEEVVQVRRMYVGGIPNSFEGSKASPVKASLNGCVRDFMMEHLVNFQEAMSATNSHVGTCAFVNITSTQTKQVTATNDSADLLHNPLQETITPETHINEDDGIIIHLDKEPAPLRDDDVFCRRYGPPSLRKSTVHFGANENSHLKFSLKKKIINKFTFEMRVRTFGSSGVLLYASHPNQGEMKDFFALKLKEGRPVFQFDNGRGVAEAYGNFSINDGSWHKIRIKRSKRRGWLTVDKYRRKFRSPKGASQMNVANVLYVGGVPSHLAKGRIGKINNSMDVCVRNLVFNKRGKLNMATATATNQVQECYKKVEKGAYFNGSGYVIYDETFRVGPNIVIEMEFRTTRSNGVILSVANKEKPDGLALELVNGTIFFRTDNGHGSFETNFIERTKSKTFSICDGRWHSLRAEKKKNVLTLMVDGVNATTVESRSPTMSADTNHPLYIGGIPTDAHLQKQLRTTQNFEGCIKNLKLKDNPRVSFEETLKRHAVFPSSCPVLKAAKSSAAA; encoded by the exons ATGATTCTTCACATAATCACGACTTCGGACTTCATTCCGTTATCTTGGAATACCCTCGGAGACTTGGACATGTGGATATTTCAAGCCAGCGTTATGATATTAATAGCTTTTCTTTCCTTAAACATGATTTATGCCGAAAACACTGCAACAGCATTAACAAGTTCAGCTGGAAAGCTTGACCTGGAGAACCCATATGACTTAACCAGCAGTGATTTACATGCGTTACTAGCTCAACGATCAGACGCTCTGCATCTCAGACAGTACGTTCGTCGCTCTGTGGTACGCAGTCATTTTCTTCCTAGAAGACGCAGACATCGAGTCAGATTTTTATCGCCGACCGGGTATCAGGAGGGGAAATCTAGCCGAAAGATAGGAAGGCGCCGAAATGGTCTTACACTAGGCGAAATGCACCGAATTGCATCTGACACGTGCTCATGCGGAGCTCAGCCGCTCATAAACGTCGTTAGACACGCTTTGAAGCAG TACTACTACTCGATCAAGGACATCAGTATTGGGGGAATGTGTATATGCTACGGTCACGCCAGCACCTGTCCTGCTGACGTCCGCTCTGGA CTGTTTAGGTGCGAGTGTGAGCACGACACAGGCGGTAGTAACTGCGAAATCTGTAAACCTGGATACAACCAATATGCATGGAGGCCTGGAAATTTCGGGTTTGAATGCCAAG ccTGCAATTGCCATGGACATTCTAAAGAGTGCTATTACGACCCTGGTGTCGAAGAGAGAGGAGAAAGTCTTGATATTAGCGGAGATTATCGCGGCGGTGGAGTGTGCGTTGGCTGCAGGGACCGGACACAAGGCATCAACTGCGAAAC GTGCATAGACGGTTATTATCGGCCAATAGACGTGGAGCCTGATGCACGTGACCCTTGCCTATCATGCAACTGCAATCCATACGGTGGGGCCCGGGCTGATGGAGAAACGGGACCTTTGGCTTGTGTAAAAGATATTACATTTGTCAACGTCGACAGAAATCTTTTTCCAGGCTCGTGCTACTGCAAGGAGGGCTATGCAGGACAGCGTTGTGACGA GTGTGCATTTGGATATCGTCATTTTCCTCTTTGCGAACCATGTCCATGTAACGTTGCCGGTAGTCAGAATGTTGATCCTTGCGAGGGAGACTGCGAATGCAAG GAAAACGTTGAAGGAGCAACCTGCAGTCAATGCAAAAAAGGTTATTACAATTTGCAGCAAAGAAATTCTCAAGGATGTGAAGAGTGCTTTTGTTTTGGTGCTACAGATAACTGCCAACCTTCAAACCTTACCTG GTCGAGCATCCAAACAAACCGAGGATGGGAAGTACGTGACCGCTTCGGACGACGAAAAAGCAACGCACAGTTGGATGCTGGTTTGGGTGAACCGTATGTGGACCACGCTCAAACTGCGCACAAACTTGCTACAACTATGTACTTCTGGTCTGCTCCAGCTGATTATTTAG GTGATAGGCTTACTTCATACGGCGGAAATTTACGGTATGTGGTATCATACGATCTCCTTCAGGGTGCACAGGTCTATCCCATGCAAGATACCGATGTCATTTTGGAG GGCAACGGGAAGACACTACTCTACAAGCCCCGAGGAATGCTTCTAGAGCCACAAGTCGAATTGGAAGTCAGTGTAAAACTGGAATCTAATCACGATCATGCTGATGACGGATGGGTGGACTCTACAACGCGTCAACCAATAAACAAGGGAGATTTGATGACTGTACTTCGTGACGTCAAACGACTAATGATTAGAGCAGTCTACAGTCGTAATAACGAGGCAATATACAG AATTAGGGATGTGTATCTTGACACGGCTGGAACATCGGGTGATGGTCTAAGTGCTGAGTCGGTGGAACTTTGCAAGTGTCCACCTGGGTATTTCGGTTATTCTTGCGAATCCTGCGCAGAAGGATACTGGAG AAATGGAAAATACTGCGTACCGTGTAATTGCAACGGGCATTCAGACATATGCAATCTACTCAATGGAGCATGCCAA AATTGTCAACATAACACAATGGGAATGCACTGCGAAAGATGCAAGCCCAGTTATTACGGCGATGCCACTTTGGCGACACCTGACGACTGTCAAAG ATGCGCTTGTCCGTTAACGGTTTCCGGTAATAACTTCAGTCCATCTTGCCAACTGGAACGTCCAAGTGGAGATCTAGTTTGTTTGGAATGCCCAGTGGGGTTCGCTGGAAAAAGATGCGAAAT ATGTGCGGATGGATATTACGGTAACCCCGCCATACCAGGTGGAACCTGCACGCGATGCCAATGCAATGGAAATGCAATATCATGTGATCGAGTTACTGGTAAATGCATTTCATGTCGAAGTTATACGGCTGGCGATCACTGTGAACGTTGTCAAGCAG CATATTACGGAGATCCTATCGTACGCAAGAACTGCAGCCCGTGTGATTGTAATCCAGCTGGTTCTCTTAGCAGGCAATGTGATGCCGAGACTGGACAATGTCCGTGCGGGCCCAATGTTTACGGGAAAACCTGCGACGCATGCGCA AGCAATTACTTTTTTAGCGATGAAACGCGCAGCTGCATTTCGTGCAACTGTGACTCTGTTGGGAGTGTAACCCAGCAATGCAGAAGCGATGGCTCTTGCACTTGTCGCCAAGGAGTTACAGGACACCTGTGTGATTCCTGCGATAGCGGATATTTTGGTTTCAGTTTAACAGGCTGCAGGG AATGTGATTGTCCTCGCACAAATGGTAACTGCGATCGAGTATCCGGGCAATGTATATGTCCCCCTAATACTGAAGGCCCATATTGCGAGAGATGTGTAGACGGCTCATACCAATGGCACCCACACGATGGCTGCAAG ATGTGTGAATGCGACTCGTTGGGTTCGACTACCCCTTCCGTTTGTCACAGTGGCACTGGACAATGCCTTTGCAAGAGTCAGTTTGGTGGTCGACAATGTAATCAGTGCAA AGAGGGACATTACGGATTTCCTGCTTGTCAACTCTGCAATTGTGACCCTGAAGGAACAATTCACAGTACATGCTCCAGCTCCTTTTCTTGTAATTGCTCAAACGATGGACAGTGTTTGTGCAAG gcGAATGTTGTGGGAAGAAGATGCGATCAGTGCGTGGAAGGATCTTTCGGCCTTTCACGGGAACAAGATGGATGTACCGAGTGTTACTGCTCAGGAGTTACTGACCAATGCACCCAGGCTGCTTATGTCTGGGGACCACCG ATTGAACTCGCGGACCCGTTTGAAATTGTG GTATCGTTGAATGTTGCTCCGGTCGAGGTCACTCacgaaataaataaaagatcGATCGCTGAAGAAGTAGTTTTTACTCAGGGTATGGTGAGCGCTGACCCCGGTCTGTTAACCCCAAGTTTCAGGTCCCAGCCGTATTTTTGGAGACTGCCATCGCACTTTAATGGCGACAAA CGCTTGTCATACGGTGGCAAGTTGAGGTACACGATCCGATACGTGGCGGGAGTATCATCAGGTCCAGGTATACCGTCTGGGCCTAATGTTGTCATTCGAGGTGGCATTGGTGATCCTCTAAcgatacaatacaaaaatgatGATCCTGTCACGAGCCAATCGAAGCCATATGTCGTGTTAATGAAAGAG TTGGGTTGGACTCATTCGGATACTCATCGAAACGTCACACGTAAGGAGTTCACCAAGGTTCTTGAGGACATCCAGTTTTTCCTGATAAAGGCTTCGTATGGTTACCTTATGGATCAATCCAG GTTAAGTGATGTACTTCTGGATGTTTCGCAACCAGGGATTCACGGAAGAGGAGATGCAGGGTCTATTTATCCTCTTGCAAGAGGGCTAGAGCAATGCTTTTGCCCACCAGGATATCTTGGGCTATCATGTCAG GATTGTGCCGAGGGTTATATGAGAGTCCAACAAGGCGTCAACATTGGAAAATGTGAACCGTGCAACTGCTTTAACAGAAGTGACACCTGTGATGAACAATCTGGCAGATGCTTG AACTGCGCCGACAAATTTACTGGTTACCATTGTGAAAAGTGTATAGCTGGTTATTACTTGTCTGGAAAAACCTGCAAGAAGTGTGCCTGTCCAGGAACAGAACCTGTTAACAATTTCAGCCCCACCTGCCAACCGGATGGTGCAGATGGTGTCGGGGACTATACTTGTGACGCTTGCAGACCAGGCTATGTTGGAAATCATTGTGAACA ATGCGCAGACGGCTACTATGGTGATCCAAGTGCTCTTGGGGGACACTGCGCAAAGTGTGGTTGCAATGTTGCAGGATCGGTAGATGGAGTTTGCGATAAATCTACTGGGCAGTGTCATTGCGATGTCGGCATCCGAGGTCGGGTGTGTGATCAATGTCAGCCACGCCACGTCATCACTCCCCATGGGTGCATAG AATGTGACGATGGATGCTCTGGGGAACTTCTCCATGAAGTGGAAATCCTTGCCAACAGGACAAGACGCGTCGATCTGAGAAACATGTTTCCTCCTCCCTGGAATCAATTGATCACGTCGAGAGTTTTGTCGAAACGAATTAAT CTCTATATACAACTGCTTCTGCACAGAAAATTAAACCATTTCGTCGTGCGGCGACTTGTCGCCAAG GAAAGCCTGGTTAGATCTTCCCGGAAGATAATGGATGCCATGATTGCACTTATGGATGCCCCGATGCAAATCAGTGAGGTCACGGATCGTATGACGCCAATTTTAAGTGCC GGGGATGCTTGTTTAGACCGAATGAGTAAATTGTCATCAACTCCTACCGCCAACAACTTAGTAGGGAGAAAAATTCAAGATTTTCGTGATCTACTTAATCAAGTTGAAG GTATGAGTCGGGGCGCCAAAAGATTATTGAGCCACCTTTCCGATGGAAAAGTTGCAGACGAAGAGAGGATGCATTATGAAGCTCTGCAATGGATAGCAGATATAAGAAGGCGAACGCTGGGCTCACCATTGTTGAAAGCACAGAAGGAGTTAGA CTCAACGGAAGCGCTGCTGCAAAGATTGACAAGTAATTTTACTGCCCATACAAATCGGTCGCAAAAAGACTTAATAGCACATCAAAACATGCTTTTCAACCAATACAACACTGTTATGAATAAATTTGATGACATCTCTTACCTTGTTGGCAACAGCACTCAGAAAGTTGGTGCTGCTAATGCGATGAATACGTTGAACCGACAATTATTACGCCAGACGACT AGCAATATTGATCGTCTAAACAACGAAGCGATTTCGACAAGGATGATGTTGAAAGAAGCAAGACGCATTCTTTCGGGAACAAGAAAGTCGTTTAAAACAGGAAGAAGACAAGTGAAT AATTTATCTGGGCGAGAATCCCTGAAGACTAAACTTATAAACCTTACCGCTGAgctaaagaaaaagtttgagtCTACACACCTAAATCTTGAACCTCTTATGaattatgttaaaaaaaatgttgagtACCACGTAAGGAATAACCTTGAAGGGCCTGCAGACTACATGAACAG GGTGTTTCAAAACATCAGTGCCATGTCCTTTAACCAAACAGAAGCTGCCTCTAGGTGGACTACCATAGCAGGAGCTTTCTCCAAGGCTAACAAAAATGCAGAAAAGGCTTTTGACAGAGCAGTAGACGCGGTTGAGGCTGCAACCACCGATCTTAGAAAGAAGGTGAATAAGTCGTTTCGTACAAGCGAAGATGTTCAGGACAGCCTGTATGACATGCCTCTGACCATCAACG CTCAACGTGATCTCCTGAAAAATCTAAATAACGAAATGAGAACGGTTAATCAAAGTACAAGGAGCCTCACTGCACAACACGAGGGTCTATTCGCCGAcctgaaaaatattaagcgaT CCCAACAGGTAAAACCAAGCCAGGTGAGTATGGCAACAGAAAAGTCGTTGAGACTCGTGAATGTGGCAGAAGACAATTTTGATAGCGTTTCCAGCACATTCAGACAGCTTGAAAAAACTGAACAAGATGTATCAAGATATCAGTTCATGAAAAAAGAGATTCGTGATAATC TTGCTGCCATACCGAAAGCAATGAGGGACATTAATGCTGCGTCAGACAGGGCAAGCCGCTCGTTGAATAGGATAAAGCTGCTCAGCGACAGCATGCGAGATAATATATCCAACATTAGACATTTGATTGCAGACGCCAGACGCAAGGTGGCGTCG ATTCGAGGTGTGTCTGTTAAATCTACCGGGCGCTGCGCCATGAGGTACAAACCCGTTATCACACCCGGAACAACTACAGAAATAGTCCTCAACGTACAAACCACTAAGCCTAACAACATGCTATTTTACCTGGCCAGAGAAAAG CAAGATTATATTGCCGTTGAATTGCGCAATCATCGTGTTGTCGTCACTTGGGACTTGGGCGGTGGAACAAGTTTTTTAGAAAATCCAGTGCAAGTGATCAGTAATCAGTCTAATAATGACTGGTTTCGTATTGAAATCTCGAG AGAAAAGAGGAATATGAACGTGACAGTGTACAGAGCCACTGAAACTTCTGAAAGTGCGATGTCAACTGTTGGAACTTCTCGCGGCTTGTTTTCCAGTCTGGACATCAGCTCGGATGACAAGTTGTTTGTCGGCGGAATCGTGAACACTACTGAT GTTCATGAATCAATAATGCATCGCACTTTTGATGGTTGCATGGGTGAGGCCTTTTTGCAAGGTAAAAGTATCGGTTTGTGGCACTTTAAGGAAATCAACAATGCCGAAGACTGCCAAGGTTGTACTGAAAG TCTTCGAACAGAAAAAGAGATTGGAGCAAGTAATCTTTACAGCTACAGCGGCCATAGTTACTCCGTCCTGAGACTTCCATCAACTTACCGAGCAAGGAACCTGCGCATTGGGGTCAACTTCCAGACTTTCAGCTCAGAAGGCCTAATATATTATCTTGGTGCTGCTGACAGG aaTGACTTCGTCTCTTTGGAGTTGCACGACGGCCGTCTTGTTCTTAAACTCGATATGGGCGATGGGGTGCACAGCGTTCGCACCGCACACCGATACAACGTCGGAAAATTTATGTCCGTCACTCTTAAACGACACTTGCGTAATG CACTTTTAACTGTCAAAGACACGGAAAAGCTTTCTGAAAAGCTATGGTTAAACGTGACTGGAGCTACTGACCAAAAGATCGACCTTGAGCCAAATGATGTGATATGTGTTGGAGGGTTTCCAACAGAACGTGTCATAAA GGACCACTTTGGGTTCACTAAAAG GGCAAACGTAACAAAAGTCCCTTTCAATGGATGCGTTCGCGAGTTCACTTTTGGCAACGCAGAGCTCGCTTTGAAAGGAATGGGTGTTGTCAGGGAGGTTGGAGTTTCTTCGTCGTGTCCATCGCAG GTGTATCGGGACATAGGTATTGCCGAGGGAGGACATGTCGAATTACATCCTGTCAACTTGTCAACTTCTGGATCCGTTTCAATGACTTTCAACACTCTCCAGTCCGACGCTCTTCTTTTGCTCGCTACCAGTAACGATGGTGAAGCGAAAACACGCAAACAACGAGATGCTGAG ACCTTTTATTCGATTTACCTGGATGGGGGAAGGATGTACGCTTCAGTATGTTTGTCACCCGAACGAATGGTCAATCTTTCGTCACGTTACAGTAACTACGACAATGGTGGAGCACATGTAGTCACACTGAAGCGCGATGGTCAAAA TGTTACCCTTCAAATTAATGAAGATACAGACGTGGTAAGTGCTATTTTATCAAGCTCGGCTGAAGAAGTAGTGCAAGTTCGACGCATGTATGTTGGTGGAATCCCAAATTCCTTTGAAGGGAGCAAAGCTTCACCAGTGAAGGCTTCTCTTAATGGCTGCGTGCGAGATTTCATGATGGAACA CCTGGTGAACTTTCAAGAAGCGATGAGTGCAACCAATTCCCATGTTGGAACTTGCGCTTTTGTAAACATCACTTCCACTCAAACAAAGCAAGTCACAGCTACGAATGATTCTGCTGATCTATTGCACAATCCCTTGCAAGAAACTATTACTCCAGAGACACATATAAATGAAGATGATGGAATTATTATTCATCTGGACAAGGAACCAGCTCCTTTAAGG GACGACGATGTATTTTGCCGCCGATACGGTCCACCCAGCTTACGTAAATCAACTGTTCATTTTGGTGCAAACGAAAACAGTCActtaaagttttctttaaagAAAAAGATAATAAACAA ATTCACGTTTGAGATGCGCGTTCGAACGTTTGGAAGCAGCGGTGTGCTGCTATATGCAAGCCACCCAAACCAAGGTGAAATGAAAGATTTCTTTGctttaaaacttaaagaagGCCGTCCTGTCTTTCAGTTTGACAACGGACGGGGTGTAGCCGAAGCATATGGTAACTTTTCCATCAATGATGGATCATGGCACAAG ATACGCATCAAAAGATCTAAACGGCGCGGTTGGTTAACAGTGGACAAATACAGACGTAAATTTCGGTCTCCAAAGGGTGCCTCGCAGATGAATGTTGCCAACGTTCTCTATGTTGGAGGAGTTCCTTCCCACTTGGCTAAGGGAAGAATTGGAAAG aTCAATAACAGTATGGATGTTTGTGTACGAAATCTTGTATTTAACAAGCGCGGCAAACTTAACATGGCGACAGCTACTGCCACGAATCAAGTGCAAGAATGTTACAAGAAAGTAGAAAAAGGAGCTTATTTCAACGGAAGCGGATATGTAATTTATg ACGAAACATTTCGTGTTGGGCCAAACATAGTTATTGAGATGGAATTCCGCACAACACGCTCAAATGGTGTAATCCTTAGTGTTGCCAACAAAGAGAAACCTGATGGACTTGCTTTGGAACTTGTTAACGGAACG ATTTTCTTCCGAACCGACAACGGACATGGATCGTTTGAAACGAACTTCATAGAACGAACTAAATCCAAAACCTTTTCAATTTGTGACGGAAGGTGGCACAGTTTAAGGgcagaaaagaagaagaacgTTCTCACCTTAATGGTCGATGGTGTGAATGCCACTACCGTGGAGAGCAGAAGTCCCACGATGTCTGCCGATACAAACCATCCTCTTTATATTGGTGGTATTCCTA CTGACGCTCACCTACAAAAACAGTTGCGAACAACACAGAATTTTGAAGGATGTattaaaaacttaaagttGAAAGATAATCCAAGAGTTTCGTTTGAAGAAACTCTTAAACGACATGCTGTATTTCCAAGTTCATGCCCGGTATTGAAAGCAGCCAAATCATCTGCTGCAGCATGA